One region of Desulfobacterales bacterium genomic DNA includes:
- a CDS encoding helix-turn-helix domain-containing protein — MVTAKKKYEFEPDYAVPPGDTLLEVMESLGMTQKELAIRAGLTEQTLIRIFKGEQPISYETANRLELVTRVPARMWNNLEAQYREQLAKQEEHKRLESNIEWLKTIPTKELIERGHLEADRDKVALLRKTLSFFGVSSVQAWRGIWERPAVAARRSPCFESRPGDASAWIRQGELQAREIECNSFDKKRFKKALQQIRSLTREQPAVFEPEMKRLCAEAGVAVALVREMKKVPWNGATRWLTPRKVMILLCLRGKGEDKFWFSFFHEAGHVLHDSKKDLLINDGSHDDPREERANHFASEILIPARYNNDIRLFRSKAEIINLADELGISPGIVAGRYQFLTEKWNFFKGLIRTLDWASSYDKDCRSRNNPLDGRDSSCNLLILLGGI, encoded by the coding sequence ATGGTGACCGCAAAGAAAAAATATGAATTTGAACCGGATTATGCCGTTCCCCCGGGAGATACCCTGCTGGAGGTAATGGAATCTCTCGGAATGACCCAGAAGGAACTGGCGATCAGGGCTGGACTGACTGAACAGACATTGATTCGTATTTTCAAGGGTGAACAGCCGATTTCCTATGAAACCGCCAACCGGCTCGAACTGGTGACCAGAGTTCCGGCCCGGATGTGGAATAATCTCGAGGCCCAGTACAGAGAACAACTGGCCAAACAGGAAGAGCATAAACGGCTTGAGTCCAATATCGAATGGCTGAAAACTATTCCGACCAAGGAACTCATAGAGAGAGGACATCTTGAAGCTGACAGGGACAAAGTGGCGCTTCTGCGGAAGACTCTGTCCTTTTTTGGTGTCAGCAGTGTGCAGGCCTGGCGGGGTATCTGGGAAAGACCGGCGGTGGCGGCAAGGAGGTCACCATGCTTCGAATCCCGGCCAGGGGACGCTTCCGCCTGGATCCGCCAGGGAGAACTGCAGGCCCGTGAAATTGAATGCAACTCCTTTGATAAAAAACGCTTCAAAAAGGCCTTGCAACAGATCAGGTCTCTGACCCGTGAACAACCCGCGGTATTCGAGCCGGAGATGAAACGGCTCTGCGCTGAAGCAGGAGTTGCGGTTGCCCTGGTCCGTGAAATGAAAAAGGTGCCGTGGAACGGTGCCACCAGGTGGTTGACGCCCCGTAAGGTCATGATTCTGCTCTGTCTGCGCGGCAAAGGAGAAGACAAATTCTGGTTTTCTTTTTTTCATGAAGCCGGACATGTATTGCATGACAGTAAAAAGGACCTGCTGATCAATGACGGCAGCCATGATGACCCGCGTGAAGAGCGGGCCAATCACTTTGCCTCGGAAATTCTGATTCCCGCCCGATACAACAACGACATTCGCTTGTTCCGCTCAAAGGCGGAAATCATCAACCTGGCGGACGAACTTGGCATCTCCCCCGGTATCGTGGCTGGCCGTTACCAGTTTTTGACTGAAAAATGGAACTTTTTTAAGGGGCTTATCCGCACCCTGGACTGGGCGTCTTCATATGACAAAGATTGTCGGTCTCGCAACAACCCGCTCGACGGACGTGATTCGTCTTGTAACTTGTTGATTTTATTGGGTGGCATTTGA
- a CDS encoding killer suppression protein, which translates to MHISFKIRKLQKICSKSLEAKRYLGAKCGRKLQQRMMELKAAETLADISRLPPARCHELTGNRAGQLSVDLEHPYRLLFIVANDPPPELESGGLDRESVTEIEITEIADTH; encoded by the coding sequence ATGCATATATCCTTTAAGATCAGAAAGCTGCAAAAAATATGCTCAAAAAGCCTTGAAGCCAAAAGGTATCTTGGCGCTAAATGTGGCCGCAAACTGCAACAGAGAATGATGGAGCTTAAAGCCGCTGAGACCCTCGCTGATATTTCTCGACTGCCGCCCGCCCGCTGCCATGAGTTGACCGGCAACAGAGCAGGACAATTATCCGTTGATCTGGAACACCCTTACCGCCTTTTGTTTATCGTGGCCAATGATCCTCCCCCTGAACTGGAAAGTGGGGGCCTGGACCGGGAAAGTGTCACAGAAATTGAAATCACTGAAATAGCAGACACGCATTAA